The DNA segment ACGGGTAAATTCTGGGACTAAAAAGGCTATAAAAACTTCCAGTCTGTCCGCAGCCTCACCTAAAAATCTTTTTGGTTTCATTAATCCCAAAAACCATCCTGTCATACGATCTCCTGACTCACAGTATCACAGAATTTTATCCCCTGtcccccctctccttcttctccttcttcttcttttccttctccttcttcttcttcctctccttctccttcttgtcATCAGTCTCCATGACAACCAGCGTGAGTCACCCAGGAGACCAGCAGAACACATTAGCCCGTGTCCTTTTTATCAGCTTCACCTTTTCCCCCaatccccctccctcccctcccctccctttccaCCCCTCACTGTCAACACATTAGCACAGGCACCCATAGCCCCCCTCCTGTTTGTCCACGTGtacagacagaggcagagacagcAGGTGAATCTCAGCACAGTTTGCCATGCTACATGTTAATGAAGTGGTTTTTCattctgctgttgctgcttcgccacaatttgtgtgtgtgtgtgtgtgtgtgtgtgtgtgtgtgtgtgtgtgtgtgtgtgtgtgtgttcagtcggggggggggggggggggggggggggggggtgcagcaTGAATGGCTATGTTTGTAGCTCCAGAGAGGTGATTAGTCATTTGAAAGAGCTCAAGCTTatctgcacgcacacacacacacacacacacacacacacacacacacacacacacacacacacacacacacacacacacacacacacacacacacatatctacacACAGCATCTGCAAAGcatctctctcttgtctctctgaTTAATTCCTCGGTCCACACATCGCAGGTCATTTCTCTGATTGTTCCAGTTTAATTAGTTTGCTACTTTAATGTCACAGCTCTGCTCGGCCGTAGCCAGTTGCTCTGCTCGCTCTGCTGATTGTCCGCACAGtcgaggagcagcagcagcagcaggttcgGGGGAGGAGATGGAGTCCTGCCAGAGCATTAAAAGTCCAATGCAAAGTGCTATTTGCTTACAGGTTTTACTGCCTTGATTCTACAGTAATTGCGTACGGTGGAAAAGTGATTTAGAGGGCGAAATGCAATATATCCACAGGAAAGTACAAGACATTTAAAAGTCAATATAATATATCCTCGGCGTGCTCTTAAATCATGTTTGCACTTGTGAGGTTGCCAAAGTCCTAAATGGCTGCCTGGTGGTTAGAAATACATTATTAGGTAGCAGTGATAATTTAAAGAGGACGTCTCATGCACATTTCTgtgtctatatttttattctggggctctattGGAACAGCTTGGTGTGATTTACAGTTTAGAAAAtactatttatattatactggtattattaccccccccccccccccaccccccttgtTGAGTCCACTCTGTTCTGGTTGGTTAGCTCCCATAAGCAAACaatagtagcaggatttcattttttgtcattctttGCTCAAAATGCCAACTTCTTAAACACATCTGAGCCCAAACAAGACTAGAGTGGTCAACAAGACTACAGGATGGACGCCCTTTTTTTGGGCATGGGCGAACAATCTGACTTAACCAAGAGGAGGAAGTAGAAGTGAACAGAGCATGACTTTCCAGGAgctattttttcccttttccaagttttggacctttgaccctggaccatgtttaacatagacattcAACTCCATAACagtatgaaataataaaaaagtataatatgCCCCGTTGGGAAATAAGATTATTTGCTGTCTTGTCAGGAGTTAGACGGGAGGttcaataccactctcatatctgtatgtttaatatttagacTTAATTGTTTGTACTGATTGAACAAACAAGCTATAACAAGATAATTAGCAAGCTTTAAAAGTGGTGGTAGCCAGATTTTGTTCCACTTGGagagagccaggctagctgtttccagtctttatgctaagctacgcCAATCAGCTGCTGGCTTTACAGTAGCTTTATATttcttgtattattattattattactaagtTTTATTTACAAGAGAGACCTGAGAGCAGGTTACACATACTCACAGTCACAATAAGATGGTTCAATCACATCACAATCATACACACTTCAGATACAGATCCACAACTTCActaaaatcacaaaaacaatGATGAAGAATATCAGCTAGTAAAACTTTAAAGTCCCTGAGAGGAACTTAGAGTGTCTCTAATTTAACAGACATATTTGAGAGTCTCAACTGTTAAATAATGAAGTGTATTTACAGAGCATTGTCCCTTTTAAAATCAGTATAAATTATATCtttgcacatttaaatatatgacAGATTTGTTGGAGGGTAGCACAACACAAAGATCTCCTGCACTTTGTCTCATAATtgctcatttaatttaaataagatTTATATATGGCTGTGAAGGCTGTTTAAACCAAaacttttgttttatataaatatgaaataaaccaGCCAAAAAAGCAAATGATTGTGCAGAAGGTTATTAAAGTGaggatttctctctctctctaaaaaaaaaaaagttttacaagAAGCTTTAAATACCATGGaaacaacatataaaatataattaaaaacagaaaacattgctttaaaaaacaaagaaatgttaTATAACTCCTCACTAGCTTGCACTGAAGCACCGAACACTCTGTTGTTTACCATTTTTCATGACATGTCGTTCTGGTCTCCGAGGCGACTGACTGCACTTATTGTGAGTCACTTTGGGATAAGAGCATCTGCTAAATGAATGTAAAGTAATGTTCTATCAGTCCAAAGCCATGCACGTAATGTCACAACCGGCGGTCCGTGGAAAGGCGCGACCGTGCAGATGAACCCCCTGTTGTCATGCTCTTAATGGACCATTAGGGTTCCATCCAGCGgttggttgccgtggtgatcaAGGTCAGCAGCCACCACTCTcaccccctccttcctctccttcctcaaaTGTCTCTTGTTTATGaccagttttttgttttcagataAAAATCATGGATGCTTATATGAAGATAAGAGCTGTATGTGAATGCAGAGGAACTGGTTTATTACTGGGTTTACTGGGTTTACTGGCTGTGTGGATTTGTCGtaatgagagagagatgaacagTAAAAGttatggattttttaaaaatgtttttatgcatttgtgtgtgtttatgtgtgtgtgtgtcctgcagacAGACTACTACTACCAGTACACAGAGTGTGACAGCACAGGGTCACGATGGAGGGTCGCCATCCCTCTAAATTCAGGCTCCTGCTCAGACCTCCCACCTCCCAGCAGAGGAACAGACTGCTGTGAGTACTGCCAATGTCTATCACCATTACCTTATAAACTCTACATACTTAATTAGACTAGAgaagtacatttaaaaatcctacataacatgtttttatgtcttcacATTCGGCTGATATTGATATTAACTCTACATTTGGTAGAAAATTAATTGAATGACTCAACCTTGCAGCCAAATTTgggtttttgtttcatttcccCCTCCTAAAAACTTATATTCTAACATATGTAAATGCAGAGACTTTAAGATTGATTTTATTGTCAATTTAATGGTTATAATGGaaacagttttagttttttctccATGATCTtcttttttacatattttacaaaACTCTAAAATCTTCAAAGCAAAAATGCagaattaaattattataacttcattttttaaagaacatttaGAACAtaatctgcttttctttcttttctttttttgattgatttttttccctcttaaaGGCCTTGTTCTTGTCCTTTCTATTTAACTTTTACAAGACTTGGTTGTAATTTCAATTTGCAATGTCTAACTTAGACGGTCGATCCTTCCCAATTTGTAAAATTCAATGGGAAAACTGTGCAGTATGGGACTTCCATGTTGTTCCTGTAGTGAAAAAGCAGCCAACATGAccttgttttttcctctctgtctcacagcCTTCTCCTGCCCGTCTGGGAAGTTTTTAGAGATGTCTACACAGCAGTGCACACCATGTGCATCTGGCTCTTATTCACTGGGTAGCGGCCTTCGTTTTGACCAATGGGACGCCATCCCTGCAGGCTTCACCAGCCTGGCCAGCTTCCTGGATCCTGGGCCAACTGGAGACGACATTCAGGCCTGTaacaggtgacacacacacactcatagacacTATTATTCAGATAAAGATGGAGATGGgtgctgtttgtctgttttgcttaatgtttgttttctacATGCTGCAGCTCATCGTGGGCGCCCCAGGGTGTGTATCTGGAGTCAAACCGTGACGAGTGTACGGTGTCTCTGGTTTACGCCGTTCATCTGGAGAAACAAGGCTCCGTCTCCTTCACCTACCAATATCCAGACAACAACATCTTCTTTGAGTTCTATGTAAGTGCTTCTAATTGCCTCCTACAGGAGGATTTTCCTGAACAATCTGTAAAAGCAGGGATATCTGTGCTTTAATTAAGTATCAAGGCCGAGTCATTTAATTTATAAAGACTTCAAAGGTTTAAAATGCTTTTGTAGAGGCACCTTTTGCACCCtagaaaaagaataaattaaatttctCTCATACTTTAGTATTAAAAGTTAAATACACTGAATAATATATCACCTGTCAGCAGCTGTTGGCCATAAAAATACTCATCTCCAAAAATCTCTAAACTGGTTCATAAACAGCTAATTAATTAGTCGAGGTTTATTTGTGGATAAATGAGGAGCAGCAGCTGTTATTTAGAAAAGCTTTTTTTGCATTCAGGTCCAGAATGAGCAGTGCCAGGAAATGGCCCAGACTGATGACCAGAAGTGGATTAAAGTCACCAATAATGGAGAATGGGACACACACACGGTGAGTTTGTCATCCTGACTGTATCCAAGCGACCGTATAAAGATGTAGGTGTcgctcatgtgtgtgtttattttaggtGAGTCTGAAATCCGGGACAAACATCTTGTATTGGAGAACTACCGGCATCGTGGTGGGAGGGAAGATGGTCAAACCTGTGCTGCTCAAGAACATTCAAATAGAAGGTAATCCATATTTAGACATGTTTAGACTGTTGAATGCacatttaacagtttaaaaGACTAAAAGTGACATGTTTTGTGTGCCCAGGTGTAGCCTACACATCTGAGTGCTTTCTGTGCCGGCCCGGCTGGTTCAGCTCGGCTCCCGGTTCCTCTTCCTGCCAGCCGTGTCCTAGCAACACCTTCTCCACCAAGGGGGCGTCTTCATGCACCGCCTGCCCTGAAAACCACTACTCACGTAAGCACACACACGTAATAGCAGCATGGCGTGTGGTGTATCATAAAAGCTCAGACCCGTCTCAATATTTGCACTGTTAGGAGCTGTGGTTGTGTTATCGGTATAATTGGTTTTATCCAGCAGCAGCGGTGAAGAACAATAagtaactgtaaataaaagatgaGAGGAGATTTTGCAAAGTAAACACAACTGGAAATGaacatattataaataaaagctatgagtaaaaacacaaatactactgtatataaaatttAAATGGGAAAGCAAtccaaaaatgcaaaacatgcAGCCTTCAAAGTATTTATATCAACTCAAGCATGATAGAAAAAGACTAACATTTGCACATTTAGCCCAAAGCCACAATTTTAATTcacatataaaatgttttggtcCAAGTCAAACttcatcaaatcaaaatgttttggtttcattggaatgttttttatttgagttAAAATTGTGGCTTTGGAGAAAGAGTGAAGTAGggtttaatgatttaaaaatacatatataacttAGATTATTTTGACAGATATTGCAATTGGGACATAGTTTGTATGATTATAGGACATGATAATGTTTCatcattattcttattttcattaacatacatattaaaatgattaggGTGTGATTTTTGTGAGGATCTGTACTAAAGAAAGATGTTTTGTTAAGTCTGTAGAATATAATGTGTAGACCAGCATCATaatattaaatttaatgtattattattatgacacaTATGTCACCTTTAACAAATATTCTGAGATTTGAAAATCACAGTACAACATATTGCAATTTTGAGACAAATTTCAATTAATTGTTAAGCCCTAGTATGTGGGCATTACTCTTTTTCCAGTTAAGACATATATAATACCAGTATATCTGTGTTGAGCTGGTCAACCTGCTCCTATATTACTCCTTGCTTTTGAAAATCAAAAGATGCAAAACAAATTACAATATTAAAGATTTGTAGAGTTAAAGACTGTTAAATGATATTTAACCTCTTGTCTCCTTCTGCTCTGTGcgtgactcctctcctctctcagatGAGGGATGGGCTGAGTGTAAGGTGAGGCCGCCTTGCTCGGAGAGAGACTACTTCCAGATCCACACGGCCTGCGACAGCGAAGGGAAGGTCAGCAACATCCACACGTTTCGCATTTCACACTTCACAGACACAAACGTCCTCACCTTTTTTTCATCTGGACAAGGACAGACATACATAATTACATACATATCCTTTCTCATGCAGTGTATAATAAAAGCAAGCGTGCAAATACAAATGGTGGTATTTAATAATTTTTGAAAGATTAGTTGAATTTCTTTTACAATGTGACTCGAAACAAGACAATTTGAGCAAATGCTAATAATTCATCCTGTTTAAATTCACCCTTCCATATGTTTGTCCCAGATCGTTGCTTATTCATAAGGATAATACtgcattacatttaaattgATGATAAATTGATGGAGTAAAACCTTCTCGTCAGCTCTCTGTATATGTTGCATCGGACACCAGAGCAGGAACACAGTGTGATGAGAAGAGGAAGTGATGAGTAGCTCAGTAAAAGCTTTGCATGTCATCTGATCCAAAGTCAACTTTCTTGGCGCTCGTTCACGACCTTGGCCTGTTTTGATTCAAATATCTGAAAAGCGCTGAGTAAGCgtgatgattaaaaaacaacagaaaagaaacacCTCTCctttaatgtatatatttgaaGCTTTAGGTAAAATACTAGCAGTGCACCTCCTCTCCTGTTGTTAACCTCTTTGTCTGTGCTTGTTACAGACGCAGGTTTTGTATCGGTGGGTGGAACCAAAGATCTGCGTGGAGAACGTAACGGGGGCCATGGAGCTGCCTGCGACCGGCCAGAGAGAGCCTTGCCCTCCCTGCAACCCCGGCTACTACAACAGCAAAGACTCCACCTGTTTACCCTGCCCACCAGGAACCCACTCTGACGGCACCAACGGTAAATCTGCTCACACCTGTCCACAGCTGGCATGTATTAAACTGGAGCTGGATTGATAGAATGAGTGTTTGGTTTCCTTTAAGTCTTTATTTATCAAAGGAAAGTCAACTAAAGGGCACCCAAGATtaattatcattcatttttcatttttaaaggaaTTTGATATAAAGAGAGATACAGAAATGTATGAATAGGTGAATTACataggtgtgcgtgtgtgtgtgtgtgtgtgtgtgtgtgtgtgtgtgtgtgtgtgtaccagcgTGCGCCCAGTGTCCTGCAGGTACAGAGCCAGTGTTGGGTTACGAGTATAAATGGTGGAACGTGCTGCCTTCCAACATGAAGACTTCCTGCTTCAACGTGGGAAACTCCAACTGTGACGACATGAACGGTGAGCAGAACAACATCTGTGTTACTAAGAAACCTTCAGACTTAACTAactctaactaactaactaactgactaactaaATAACACCACTACTACTATCTAAATCTGTAATTAACTGAGTAACTAACCATCATATGCCTACTCACTAATCTATTGAATAATTAACTATTAACCACTACCAACGATCAGCCTACTAACTACTACTAGGAAACATTCACACCACAAATCATCACAAAAATCTGaattacatttgtgtttatacCTATTAGCTTATACCTACTAACTAAATAAGTAATCTATGCCTACTAACTAgctcattaaccctcctgttgttctcgagtcaaggaaggaagggaggaaggaaaggagggaggaaggaagggaggaagaaggaaggaaaggacggagggacgaaggaaggaaaggagagaggaatgaaggaaggaaggaaggaaggagggaaggatggaagtaaaggagggaggaaggaagggaggaaaggaaagaaggaaggtaggaaggagggagggaggaaagaaggaaagtaggagggagggagagagaaaggaaaagaggaagggaggaaggaagaaaagaaggacagaggaaagaaggaaggtaatggggaggaaagaaagagacaaggaggggggggggggaggaaggaaggacagaaggatggaagaaagggggatggaggaagggaggaaggaaggaagggaggaaagaaagaacagtcaaaacagacagggtcaatttgacccgggaggacgacacgaattGAGTGACCACTATACAAACACTAACTAACACACTGTGTAATACTATCATACAATGTACCTGAGAGTCATGTGATTAATAACATGTGCATCATACCTGCTGTTCATCAGGGTGGGAAGTAGCAGGCGACCACATTCGCAGTGGAGCCGGCAGCTCAGATAACGACTATCTCATCCTCAGCCTGCATGTGCCCGGCTTCAAGTAAGTAGCAGATTTTTAAGAGGTGATTTCAGCACAAATGTTATAATCTCTTAGCTGATTTAGTAAAacagttcatgtgtgtgtttgtgagtgtgtatcaACTAAACCTCTgcccctctttgtgtttttttgttgcaggGTCCCCGCCTCACTTTCAGGGATGACCGGTACTGAGTTTGGCCGGATAACCTTTGTGTTTGAGACCATCTGCTCTTCAGACTGTGAGCTCTACTTCATGATGGTGCGTGCTCAGTTatatatgtgtttctgtgtctgtattttaaGCAGAAGGTAGTAATTAGGTGACTAATTCCACCACTAAGCCAGAACAGTGACAATATCTCACTGTGCTCCAGTCTATAAATAAACTGTACTCTACACGTGGTTGTTCATTAATCCACCACACacatttcctcccttttttaattgttttactgTGGCGCCCCCTGCAGGATGTGAACAGGAAGAGCACTACAGTGGTGGAGTCgtgggaaggaaataaggggaAACAGTCGTACTCACACAGCATGACCAGGAACGCCTCTGTCACATATACGTGGGCCTTCCAGAGGACTAACCACGCTCTGGACGTGAGTAAACACACCAAAAACACCTTATTccttttaacccttgtgtcgtcctcccgggtcaagttgaccccgtctgttttgactgttccttctttcctcccttccttccttccttctgtccttcctccctccctccctccttctctatttctttcctccccctaccttccacccttccttctttcctgccttcctcccttcctcttttcctttctccctccctacctcctaccttccgtcctaccttccttccttccttccttccttccttccttccttccttccttcttcctctcttccttccttgactcgaggacaacaggagggttaattaatgttattttatattaaaatgttggtTGTTTCACCACTTTGCACCAGacttaaatatctcaacaactacacGATGGATTTCCATTAAATTTCATACAGATATTCGTGTTCCCCAGAGGCTAAGGATTTTGGTGATCATCTGACTTTTCCATGAGGATGACATTTGTGgtttgaaattaaaatgtcCTGATATTTACTGGATAAATTGACATGACATTTGTATCAGACGTTCCCGCTCAAGAATTGTAATATCTCCTGAATTTTCATCTAGCATCATCCTCaggtcaaaaatgtaatttctctAAATTTTTATGGTTTCATGATGAAAAAGATGTGCTGGCCTCAGctatactttgtgtttagtgctaattagtaAATGTCAGCATGCCAACACACTAAAGATGGTGACCTTGGAGTATCTTCCTACACTCTGATTAATCTTGTTAATAATCATATAATTCccattagggctgggcgattatggcaaaaatcaaaatcacgattaattgaacttttaacctccattacgattaatgaaagattatctccacccttgatgaacaatgatgtattttcacagtttctttagtttagtattttccactgctgccctcacacatgaggatctttagggagggaaaataaagatgttttaaggtgtgacgctgtggttaatgaactatgtaaagatcatggtttgggttaaaatcatcactggagacaagttttcaaattccttaaagatatgcaacctttgctgtcatggcaacagtgaacaccacaattaattgacatgagcaagattgagtcgattagagtttctaaatgtcggtttcaattattttttttgatcaattattttttttgatgaattgcccagccctacttcccattattactttattttctgcaaatctaatttagttttttagctactcaaaaaaacatacatattttcatattactGACTggttttattcttcattttttgcATCAATTTCACCTAAAATGGACAATTCCAGTACTAAAAGATTTGAATtctataaaagtaaaaattaaaagcTGTGTGAAAAAAGTGGAAAGTAAATATGCACTTAAATGAAATATCTTTAACatatgtttctgtctctttcctgcATGTGTTTGCAGATGCGTCGTTATGTCGGTGACATGGTGAAGCTTTACTCCATCAGCGTTACCAACGTCCTGGACGGGGTGGCGTCTGCGTGTCGGGCCTGTGCTCTGATACCCCAGAACTCCCAGCGGGCCGGGTCCGCCTGCATTCCCTGTCCTGCTGGTTTTTACATCGACAGAGACACCAACCGCTGCCTGGAGTGTC comes from the Scomber japonicus isolate fScoJap1 chromosome 23, fScoJap1.pri, whole genome shotgun sequence genome and includes:
- the elapor2b gene encoding UPF0577 protein KIAA1324-like homolog isoform X2, encoding MSTQQCTPCASGSYSLGSGLRFDQWDAIPAGFTSLASFLDPGPTGDDIQACNSSSWAPQGVYLESNRDECTVSLVYAVHLEKQGSVSFTYQYPDNNIFFEFYVQNEQCQEMAQTDDQKWIKVTNNGEWDTHTVSLKSGTNILYWRTTGIVVGGKMVKPVLLKNIQIEGVAYTSECFLCRPGWFSSAPGSSSCQPCPSNTFSTKGASSCTACPENHYSHEGWAECKVRPPCSERDYFQIHTACDSEGKTQVLYRWVEPKICVENVTGAMELPATGQREPCPPCNPGYYNSKDSTCLPCPPGTHSDGTNACAQCPAGTEPVLGYEYKWWNVLPSNMKTSCFNVGNSNCDDMNGWEVAGDHIRSGAGSSDNDYLILSLHVPGFKVPASLSGMTGTEFGRITFVFETICSSDCELYFMMDVNRKSTTVVESWEGNKGKQSYSHSMTRNASVTYTWAFQRTNHALDMRRYVGDMVKLYSISVTNVLDGVASACRACALIPQNSQRAGSACIPCPAGFYIDRDTNRCLECPPNTHLAGRHTYGEDACVACGPGSISNKEHSRCYSDCSFSYTDNNRTLTFDLSALSDVASMTIGPSFTSKGTKYLHVFNISLCGHEGKRAAICTDNVTDVSSKDDQTDSAQFVNSVDGFICQSTIIPADGRGFRMAISSQSISLADTFIGVTADTVLDGVNAKPDLFPENLKNVPDISFFYRSNQPTASCDQGRSSVISVRCNPEKSERGELAVPSSCPAGTCDGCSFHFLWESASACPRCTEDDYHQIEGACKGGVQETLYVWNEPKLCTKGVLLPARSSSPCEAIALWLKVGVGGGAFVAVLLISLTCYFWKKNKRLEYKYSRLVMSANKECELPAADSCALAEGEEQDDDVVYTQKPSLLGKLRAIANKVCGDRSESVQLNSSQSDRWVLG
- the elapor2b gene encoding UPF0577 protein KIAA1324-like homolog isoform X1; this translates as MQQQVWASWFPRCLLLIITAHTSASTDRELRPCDETDYYYQYTECDSTGSRWRVAIPLNSGSCSDLPPPSRGTDCSFSCPSGKFLEMSTQQCTPCASGSYSLGSGLRFDQWDAIPAGFTSLASFLDPGPTGDDIQACNSSSWAPQGVYLESNRDECTVSLVYAVHLEKQGSVSFTYQYPDNNIFFEFYVQNEQCQEMAQTDDQKWIKVTNNGEWDTHTVSLKSGTNILYWRTTGIVVGGKMVKPVLLKNIQIEGVAYTSECFLCRPGWFSSAPGSSSCQPCPSNTFSTKGASSCTACPENHYSHEGWAECKVRPPCSERDYFQIHTACDSEGKTQVLYRWVEPKICVENVTGAMELPATGQREPCPPCNPGYYNSKDSTCLPCPPGTHSDGTNACAQCPAGTEPVLGYEYKWWNVLPSNMKTSCFNVGNSNCDDMNGWEVAGDHIRSGAGSSDNDYLILSLHVPGFKVPASLSGMTGTEFGRITFVFETICSSDCELYFMMDVNRKSTTVVESWEGNKGKQSYSHSMTRNASVTYTWAFQRTNHALDMRRYVGDMVKLYSISVTNVLDGVASACRACALIPQNSQRAGSACIPCPAGFYIDRDTNRCLECPPNTHLAGRHTYGEDACVACGPGSISNKEHSRCYSDCSFSYTDNNRTLTFDLSALSDVASMTIGPSFTSKGTKYLHVFNISLCGHEGKRAAICTDNVTDVSSKDDQTDSAQFVNSVDGFICQSTIIPADGRGFRMAISSQSISLADTFIGVTADTVLDGVNAKPDLFPENLKNVPDISFFYRSNQPTASCDQGRSSVISVRCNPEKSERGELAVPSSCPAGTCDGCSFHFLWESASACPRCTEDDYHQIEGACKGGVQETLYVWNEPKLCTKGVLLPARSSSPCEAIALWLKVGVGGGAFVAVLLISLTCYFWKKNKRLEYKYSRLVMSANKECELPAADSCALAEGEEQDDDVVYTQKPSLLGKLRAIANKHEGGDRSESVQLNSSQSDRWVLG